The following DNA comes from Streptococcus pasteurianus.
ACGCCTTCTTCCATACCAATCAAGAAAACAATTGGAAATTCCAACCCCTTGGCAGCGTGCAAAGTCATCAAGGTCACTTCTGCAGTTTCCGCATCACCGTCATCGGTATCAGCAATCAAAGCCAAATCATTTAAGAAACGACTTAGTTTGTCAATACCAGCTTCATCTTCTGGGGCATCTTCTTGATTATCATCAAAATTCTTAGTTACAGTCAAGAATTCTTCGATATTTTCAATACGCGCTTGGCTTTCAAGGGTATTTTGCACACGAAGGGCATCAAGGTAACCAGTTTTGTCAAGAACAGCTTCGACCAATTCTGTAACAGTCATCTGGTCTAAGTCATCACGAAATTTCATGAGCAGATTCGCCAAATCCCAAACCGCTTGTGCTGCTTTTCCTTTTACGCCAGAAAGCATGATATTAGCAGATGCATCTAACAAACTCATGTTTTGCATATTGGCAAAATCACGAATTTTTTCAAGGGTACCAGGACCAACGCCACGTTTTGGTTCGTTGACGATACGTTCATAACTGATATTATCCGCAGTATTTGCAATCACATTGAGGTATGAAATCACATCACGAATTTCCTTACGGCTGTAAAATTTTGTTCCACCAACCATTGTATAAGGAATGTTTGATTTTAACAAAGCTTCTTCAATGGTACGTGATTGCGCATTAGTACGGTATAGAACTGCAAAATCTTTGAAGTTCTTGCCTTCTTCGCGGACAATATTGTCAATCGTAGAAGCGACAAAGACTGCTTCTTCACGTTCATCACGCGCACGGTAATAGACAATCTGCTCACCGTCAGCATTTTGCGTCCACAATTTTTTCGGACGACGATTGCGATTGTTATTAATCACCGCGTTTGCTGCTTGCAAGATTTTCTTGGTTGAACGATAATTTTCTTCCAATAGAACAACTTTTGCTTCTGGATAATCCTTTTCAAAATCAAGGATATTTTGCATATCTGCACCACGCCAACCATAAATGGATTGATCAGCATCACCAACAACACAGATATTCTTAAAACGAGACGCCAAAAGTTTCACCAATTGATATTGCGCATGGTTAGTATCTTGATACTCATCTACATGAATGTATTGGTAGCGTTGTTGGTAATAAGCCAAAACATCAGGATTTTGGTCAAACAAACGAAGCGTTAACATGATAAGGTCATCAAAATCCATTGCTTCGCTGCGGCGCAATTCTTCTTGATAAGCCTTATAACATTTGGCAACAATTTGCGTGTACATGTCACCTGCTTGATTTTCATAAGCTACCTCATCAAGCAAATCATTTTTGGCATTTGAAATCGTCCCAAGAATCGCACGTTCATTCCATTTCTTAGGGTCGAGATTCAGATTTTTTAAAATACGTTTCATGAGCGTTCGCTGCTCACCTGGGTCAACAATCGTAAAATTGCGATTATAGCCAATGTGGTCAGCATCACGACGCAAAATTCGCACACACATGCTATGGAAAGTTGCAATCAACGTATCAGCCGTCGCAGGATTT
Coding sequences within:
- the pcrA gene encoding DNA helicase PcrA, with amino-acid sequence MNPLLNGMNDKQAEAVKTTDGPLLIMAGAGSGKTRVLTHRIAYLIDEKFVNPWNILAITFTNKAAREMRERAMALNPATADTLIATFHSMCVRILRRDADHIGYNRNFTIVDPGEQRTLMKRILKNLNLDPKKWNERAILGTISNAKNDLLDEVAYENQAGDMYTQIVAKCYKAYQEELRRSEAMDFDDLIMLTLRLFDQNPDVLAYYQQRYQYIHVDEYQDTNHAQYQLVKLLASRFKNICVVGDADQSIYGWRGADMQNILDFEKDYPEAKVVLLEENYRSTKKILQAANAVINNNRNRRPKKLWTQNADGEQIVYYRARDEREEAVFVASTIDNIVREEGKNFKDFAVLYRTNAQSRTIEEALLKSNIPYTMVGGTKFYSRKEIRDVISYLNVIANTADNISYERIVNEPKRGVGPGTLEKIRDFANMQNMSLLDASANIMLSGVKGKAAQAVWDLANLLMKFRDDLDQMTVTELVEAVLDKTGYLDALRVQNTLESQARIENIEEFLTVTKNFDDNQEDAPEDEAGIDKLSRFLNDLALIADTDDGDAETAEVTLMTLHAAKGLEFPIVFLIGMEEGVFPLSRAAEDQDELEEERRLAYVGITRAEQLLFVTNANTRTLFGKTSYNRPSRFIREIDDELLQYQGLARPANSSFGVRYSNSSDEQLTFGQGMSLQQALQARKAKVQPTSSRGAQPFSKAGKAVPVGQSASASKEAVDWQIGDIAHHKKWGDGTVLAVTGSGKTQELKINFPEVGLKKLLASVAPIEKK